The region GTGGGCGAGACAGCAGTTCAGCATTCTCACTCTGTTGTCGCTTAGGCTATCTACTGTTACAGGTCCAACAGCGAAATCCCACATGCCAGACTCATTTGAAATGCTATTATTCATATCTCCTAGAAGGATGAGGTAGTCATGGGGAGGTACTGAAGAGAGCTCAAAACTTAAAAGGGTATAAAAGTCAGACTTATCTTCTTCCTCGGTTTCATTTGTGAGGGCGTAACAGGTGATGATGTTTATTCTTCCATGTTTACTATCGAACCTTGCTCTCAGGAGCCTGGGTTTTACTGGTGCAAATGACAAGAGGGACTTGCGAGCGGCGCAACACCTCCTCATTTCTGGTGACCGCCAGACCAGTGTACGCACTTCACCAATGTACTCCTCACAATCAGCAGATGGATGTGTTTCAGTGATTCCAGCTATTGTAACTTTATATTTCTGTAGTTCTTTGGCTAATAGAAGCTTTGAACCGGGTTGATTTAGTGTCAGAACATTCCAGGTGGCCACATTTATGTCACCTTGGTCAACCATACTCAGAGGGAATCGTCTATGGGTGGTCGAAGTTCGAAAAGGGGGTTTGAGATGATAGCATTCAGATTCGTAGCATTTGTAGGAATAGAAGTTTCAGGAGAAGGGCTACGAACCCAACCGTCTCTAGGTGCATTTGGTTCAAACGCAACCTCTCCCGGTCTTATAGGACCATTAGTTCAATAtgaatcacccctggggaaaaacaattaaacacgcatacatgatttttatttatatatgagctaaaaaaaattgcaaaatttcacattttgtatataggagcttcaaacttccacaatagggttttctgatatgctgaatctgatggtgtgattttaattaaggTTCCTTGAATTTAAGTGGGTCCccccttttttataaaataggcaaattttctccggcttgtagcttttgatgagtaacattaatcttgatgaatcttatatatttggaatcaggatAATAAGCTGGTccctttgatgtatctattcaTATCAAGGTTTCGTTTTCTAGAGTTTACTAATAGTTGGTTATCACGAAATATTTGATAACCTAATAAGTACAAATATATTTGCTGATATAACACATCCCACATcactatagaaaaaataatgaaaaagtggTTGATTAGGATAATTTGTAGCTTATAATCAGAACAAAGTATAAAAGCCCCATCTAGTGGTTCGTTGCTCCCTGCAACAACATCaccttagaaaaaaatagaaaaccatGTTTGTAAGCTCCAATATTTACTGAGGCAAAAGGAATAAAAACCTACAGCTGAAGATGGGCATTACTTGTATGCCCCACAAGAAACACGCAGATATACTTAAGCAGTTCCATTACTAAAGATATAAATGTACCAGGCAACTGGAAATGTGAAGCTGGCAGAAATAGGGAAGGTGTTGCAGACAAAGATTGTCATCGTGGTTCTATGGCTCGCCCCAAAACTTCAACAGTTAGAATGGATGATGGGGTGAGTCTAGGACtggtgactgaaataaccgtTACACTGTGAGAATCTTTTTTATAGCTTAAGAGTGTATTTTTGGCAAACATCGTTTCATATAGAAAAATATCTGGAGCGTGGAAGAGACGTGTACTATGAATGTCCAAAGACCTGAGAGGATAGACCTACAGAAATAAATAGGAAGTCATACCTACCGATTCAGACCTGTTGATCTTTTGCTCATTTGTCTACTGATTTGCGAGGCATCTTACTCAGGGGACTTCACCTATAATCCTTATGTCCAGTTCAGGGAATTATTCCGGCTGACTGCTTCGTCCTTTCTCATTTACAATCACATTACAAAAATCCTTAAATCAGTAAATTCTATTTCTGAAACTAGAAAATGCAATTAGCTATTACAAAGTTGAGTTGCTTGACTTGGCAGAAACCAACGGCGTTTTCCTAACCGTGCACCCCTCTTCGCACCACTCACAAACTAGTCTACAGGACAGTCATGGGATCATTGAAAAACTCCTGCTACAAGGAAGCAGCAAGTTTCCTAAGCGTCTGTAAGTGTAACATATATGTTTAGCATCCTCAAACCGCTGGAGAAAGCATGAACAATGGCTCCCAGTCCTGAAGACATTATAAGTAGCTTCAAAGTAAGGATAATCTGCCCAACAAAGAGATGTATCTTATAGGATGATGAGTTTTTCTCATTGTCTGTATCAGACAAGCCGAAGTTACAAATAGCAAAGAGCCCAAAAGATAACGTTCtacaagaaatacaaaaattaaaacgtcTCCTTTTACAGTGACGCTAACGGTGCAGCAATACAGGATACCCTAAATATGGGAAGCAAAAATTGATGTATAGTCCACTCACAGCAATCATAGATTCTCTCCCCCTCGGTAAGGCTTCCCTACGAAAAACCAACAAGGCAAAGAAATAAAAGTGCGAATTAAGAGGTGTTCATCAACATCCTATAAAAGATTATAAGAGGGCCAAACACGAACTGGCTCTACTAAAAAGGAcctgaatttttaataaaaagatacCGGTGAAACAATGACTCCAGCGTAGACTATCCTATATAGAGCAACAATTCAGATTCCAACATGCATGTTGAAGATTAAGCAGCCTCAGCCATTCAAGAGAATGCATCGATTGTAGATTAAATAGTGACCAAGCTGAAGAGCAAGAAATGAAATTCAATTCACCATACTGCCGTTACTAAATACACATCAATCAATACATTAGAGATTCGGATTATTAAGTGCATTAAAACTAGAAACTTTGCTACAAACTGACGACATGGCCGGTGTCTTACAGAAATAAGTTGAGCTGAAACTGTCACCCTCAGCCGAACATCTGCATGAACGGAAAAGTTGATTTGTGATGCCTCTTTTCCCACTTTTTGATCTGAAATAAATTTGcttttactttcctttta is a window of Artemia franciscana chromosome 7, ASM3288406v1, whole genome shotgun sequence DNA encoding:
- the LOC136029712 gene encoding craniofacial development protein 2-like, which gives rise to MVDQGDINVATWNVLTLNQPGSKLLLAKELQKYKVTIAGITETHPSADCEEYIGEVRTLVWRSPEMRRCCAARKSLLSFAPVKPRLLRARFDSKHGRINIITCYALTNETEEEDKSDFYTLLSFELSSVPPHDYLILLGDMNNSISNESGMWDFAVGPVTVDSLSDNRVRMLNCCLAHSLTVANTRFQRLNLAMYTWYSNDESTKKMLDYIVIRRR